One genomic segment of Erythrolamprus reginae isolate rEryReg1 chromosome 2, rEryReg1.hap1, whole genome shotgun sequence includes these proteins:
- the LOC139159489 gene encoding olfactory receptor 1L4-like gives METEPKNNTNFAGFILLGFSTSPEFRGLLFPVFLSMYLLILLGNLLIMLLIFFSSDLFHAPMYFFLSHLSLADLGFSSNAVPKMLQILISQKNTISYSGCLSQMYFFVVFCTSDNFLLASMAYDRYVAICRPLHYSIIMSYKHCLILAAGSWLLSFSQGLLYVFTIANFSFCGSREIPHFFCDLHPLLKLSCSDTSSAETLLMIEGTATMLGPLIFILLSYLLIMLKVLKVPSASGKYKAFSTCTAHITTVGLFYGTLISTYIRPSSTYSGSRLRTASIFYTVVIPMLNPFIYSLRNSGIHGAMRKLLRIWVQKREIRAELRVTHRKPGSSLQNNGCQ, from the coding sequence ATGGAAACAGAACCGAAGAACAACACCAACTTTGCAGGATTCATTCTCCTGGGTTTCTCCACCTCACCAGAGTTCAGGGGACTTCTCTTCCCTGTCTTCCTCAGCATGTACCTGCTTATCTTACTGGGGAACCTCTTGATCATGCTGCTGATCTTCTTCAGCAGTGACCTTTTTCATGCCCCCATGTATTTCTTTCTCAGTCATCTATCATTGGCTGACCTGGGATTCAGTTCCAATGCTGTACCCAAGATGTTGCAAATCTTGATCTCCCAGAAAAACACCATATCCTATAGTGGATGCCTCAGTCAAATGTATTTCTTTGTGGTCTTTTGTACCAGTGATAACTTTCTCCTGGCCTCCATGGCATATGACCGCTACGTGGCTATCTGCCGACCACTTCATTACTCTATAATCATGAGCTACAAGCACTGCCTGATCTTGGCTGCTGGATCTTGGCTCCTCTCTTTTTCCCAAGGCCTATTATATGTGTTTACAATAGCTAATTTTTCTTTCTGTGGCTCCCGGGAGATCCCCCATTTCTTCTGTGACCTCCATCCTTTGCTCAAACTTTCCTGCTCAGACACCTCTTCTGCTGAAACATTGCTCATGATCGAAGGGACTGCAACCATGCTCGGGCCCCTTATATTCATCCTTCTCTCCTACCTATTGATTATGTTGAAGGTGTTGAAAGTCCCTTCAGCTTCTGGGAAGTACAAagccttctccacttgcactgcgcACATCACTACTGTTGGCTTGTTCTATGGGACTCTGATAAGCACCTACATCCGCCCGTCCTCCACTTATTCTGGTTCTAGGTTGAGGACGGCTTCAATATTCTACACTGTGGTGATCCCCATGCTCAATCCTTTCATATACAGCCTGAGGAACAGTGGGATTCATGGGGCCATGAGGAAATTACTAAGGATCTGGGTGCAGAAGAGGGAAATCAGAGCAGAATTGAGAGTGACTCACAGGAAACCTGGATCCAGTTtgcaaaacaatggctgccagtaa